From Natrinema amylolyticum, the proteins below share one genomic window:
- a CDS encoding DNA-directed RNA polymerase subunit P gives MSYKCSRCKRDVQLDEYGGVRCPYCGHRVLLKERSRDVKEVDVQ, from the coding sequence ATGAGTTACAAATGTTCCCGCTGTAAACGCGACGTCCAGCTCGACGAGTACGGTGGCGTCCGCTGTCCCTACTGCGGCCACCGCGTGCTCCTGAAAGAACGCAGCCGCGACGTCAAGGAAGTCGACGTCCAGTAA
- a CDS encoding KEOPS complex subunit Pcc1 has protein sequence MSSHDATLEFDYETPSRAELVAESVAREIGEIDDDRSRTTLDRDGSRVRIDIDAADAVALRAALNTWFSLIDVAERTADAGEAILAPA, from the coding sequence GTGTCTTCTCACGACGCGACCCTCGAGTTCGACTACGAGACGCCGTCGCGTGCCGAACTCGTCGCCGAGAGCGTTGCCCGCGAGATCGGCGAGATCGACGACGACCGATCGCGGACCACCCTCGATCGAGACGGCTCGCGCGTTCGCATCGACATCGACGCCGCGGACGCGGTCGCGCTCCGAGCGGCGCTGAACACCTGGTTCTCGCTGATCGACGTCGCCGAACGGACCGCCGACGCCGGCGAGGCTATTCTCGCCCCGGCGTAA
- a CDS encoding DUF3194 domain-containing protein, which produces MPTDEPTDETVVQTASDAAEGVIFSQYKQSDVRDYDVTVIFEDGVLEVDVYLNAPEGEDEPDPEQVADDAALAARHAVDELFEG; this is translated from the coding sequence ATGCCGACTGACGAGCCGACGGACGAGACCGTCGTCCAGACGGCCTCGGACGCCGCGGAAGGCGTCATCTTTTCACAGTACAAACAGTCCGACGTGCGCGATTACGACGTGACCGTCATCTTCGAGGACGGCGTCCTCGAGGTCGACGTCTACCTCAACGCGCCCGAGGGCGAGGACGAACCCGACCCCGAGCAGGTCGCCGACGACGCCGCGCTCGCGGCGCGACACGCGGTCGACGAGCTGTTCGAAGGGTAG
- a CDS encoding DUF2243 domain-containing protein, with protein sequence MADRNGTWLGLRRDAKPLVIAGLALGLGLGGFFDGIVFHQILQIHHMLSSYPDSSVATDLELNVMADGLFHLATYVFTIIGVVLLSRAWRFHSVPNSGRTLLGAVIMGWGVFNLVEGLINHQLLGIHHVWPAGPGPLLLWDALFLLWGALFLIGGYLVIRTDSAATPTASDDAVATDGRG encoded by the coding sequence ATGGCCGACCGGAACGGAACGTGGCTCGGGCTGCGGCGGGACGCCAAGCCGCTGGTGATCGCCGGCCTCGCGCTCGGACTCGGCTTGGGCGGCTTCTTCGACGGCATCGTCTTCCACCAGATCCTCCAGATCCACCACATGCTGTCGTCCTATCCGGACTCGAGCGTCGCGACCGATCTCGAACTCAACGTGATGGCCGACGGCCTCTTTCATCTCGCGACGTACGTGTTCACTATTATCGGCGTCGTGTTGCTCTCGCGAGCGTGGCGCTTTCACTCGGTGCCGAACTCCGGGCGAACGCTGCTGGGCGCGGTGATCATGGGTTGGGGCGTCTTCAACCTCGTCGAGGGGCTCATTAATCACCAACTGCTCGGGATCCACCACGTCTGGCCCGCCGGTCCCGGCCCGCTCCTGCTCTGGGACGCCCTCTTCCTGCTCTGGGGGGCGCTCTTCCTCATCGGCGGATATCTCGTGATTCGAACCGACAGCGCCGCGACGCCGACGGCCAGTGACGACGCGGTCGCGACGGACGGACGCGGATAG
- a CDS encoding prefoldin subunit beta: protein MQGNLPPEAQEKIEQLQDLQETAQEVAVQKQEAESSLTEAQNALDELENIDEGTTMYRNVGELLVETDYDQAEEDLEEKVDSLEIRLETLEKQEERVQDQFESLQEELEDLLGGGMGGGPAGPGGPGAGGA from the coding sequence ATGCAAGGAAACCTGCCGCCGGAAGCACAAGAGAAAATCGAGCAGCTCCAGGACCTGCAGGAGACGGCACAGGAAGTCGCCGTCCAGAAGCAGGAAGCCGAATCGAGTCTCACCGAGGCGCAGAACGCCCTCGACGAGCTCGAGAACATCGACGAGGGAACGACGATGTACCGAAACGTCGGCGAACTCCTCGTCGAGACCGACTACGACCAGGCCGAGGAAGACCTCGAAGAGAAGGTCGACTCTCTCGAGATTCGACTCGAGACCCTCGAGAAGCAGGAAGAGCGCGTCCAGGACCAGTTCGAGAGCCTCCAGGAGGAGCTCGAGGACCTGCTCGGCGGCGGCATGGGCGGCGGTCCGGCCGGCCCCGGCGGCCCGGGCGCTGGCGGCGCGTAA
- a CDS encoding DUF2103 domain-containing protein: protein MECRNCASPLEKPGDFCLVCREANTEAIVLEAARDRATITLLAGEPDEPTARDAEIDVDEQVLGETTITTTPEDGENEPIELRNFAGLIGDEIRRKRPEEVYAGGTRAVIRAVREDIHHPFYRVDDDDPVRAVLERRGNRALDVVETPPAEKISGSHSTLIGGRTGMRAIHAVADHPHVKKVIPGPIDAGGKGSQSGMRAKVTRADDGGNVRMLLRDGSSVQENRVVTTARDREMGERIRDDLNDVLADAEFQ, encoded by the coding sequence ATGGAGTGTCGCAACTGCGCATCGCCGCTCGAGAAACCCGGGGACTTCTGTCTGGTCTGTCGGGAGGCCAACACCGAGGCGATCGTCCTCGAGGCGGCGCGCGACAGGGCGACCATCACGCTGCTCGCCGGCGAGCCCGACGAGCCGACGGCGAGAGACGCCGAGATCGACGTCGACGAGCAGGTACTGGGCGAGACGACGATCACGACGACGCCCGAAGACGGCGAGAACGAACCGATCGAACTCCGGAACTTCGCCGGACTGATCGGCGACGAGATCCGCCGGAAGCGTCCCGAAGAGGTCTACGCCGGCGGTACGCGTGCGGTGATTCGCGCCGTCCGGGAGGACATCCACCACCCCTTCTACCGCGTCGACGACGACGATCCCGTTCGGGCGGTCCTCGAGCGCCGCGGGAATCGCGCGCTCGACGTCGTCGAGACGCCGCCGGCCGAGAAGATCAGCGGCAGTCACTCGACGCTCATCGGCGGCCGAACGGGGATGCGAGCCATCCACGCCGTCGCGGACCACCCCCACGTCAAGAAGGTGATCCCCGGTCCCATCGACGCCGGCGGGAAGGGATCGCAGTCGGGCATGCGCGCGAAGGTGACCCGCGCCGACGACGGCGGCAACGTTCGCATGCTCCTGCGGGACGGCTCGAGCGTTCAGGAAAACCGCGTCGTGACGACCGCTCGCGACCGGGAGATGGGCGAGCGAATCCGAGACGATCTCAACGACGTGCTCGCCGACGCGGAGTTCCAGTAG
- the surE gene encoding 5'/3'-nucleotidase SurE — translation MELDSEPHILLTNDDGIDAPGIRALYDALSAVGTVTVVAPDRNRSAVGRSLSYGRTSSSRDGDDDFSLNLETDSFTSPVPHTDHELGYAVDGTPCDCAIVGAKGLEPEPDLVVSGCNSGANLGAYVFSRSGTVSAAMEAAFLGTPSIAISMDTLGYDDDLEPADFERAGELAADLVTGLPGTGLFDRVDYLNVNVPRPDRDPNGVAITRPTEVYEMDAAFEDGAFQLTNRLWQQMANRDIPDAEDTDRHAVLEEEVSISPLRVPYDVVDTEPVRNVFDRIL, via the coding sequence ATGGAACTGGACTCGGAGCCCCACATTCTCCTGACGAACGACGACGGGATCGACGCGCCCGGTATCCGGGCGCTGTACGACGCGCTCTCGGCGGTCGGGACGGTCACCGTCGTCGCGCCCGACCGGAACCGGAGCGCGGTCGGCAGATCGCTCTCCTACGGCCGGACGAGTTCGTCGCGCGACGGCGATGACGACTTCTCGCTGAACCTAGAGACGGACTCGTTCACCTCGCCGGTCCCCCACACCGACCACGAACTCGGCTACGCCGTCGACGGCACCCCCTGTGACTGCGCCATCGTCGGCGCGAAAGGCCTCGAGCCCGAACCGGATCTCGTCGTCTCCGGCTGTAACTCCGGCGCGAACCTCGGCGCCTACGTCTTCTCCCGATCGGGGACCGTCAGCGCCGCCATGGAGGCCGCCTTCCTCGGGACCCCGTCGATCGCGATCTCGATGGACACGCTGGGCTACGACGACGACCTCGAGCCCGCCGACTTCGAGCGAGCGGGCGAGCTCGCCGCCGATCTCGTGACCGGCCTCCCCGGCACCGGCCTGTTCGATCGCGTAGACTACCTGAACGTCAACGTGCCGCGTCCCGACCGCGATCCCAACGGGGTCGCGATCACGCGCCCGACCGAGGTCTACGAGATGGACGCGGCGTTCGAGGACGGCGCGTTTCAGCTGACCAACCGCCTCTGGCAACAGATGGCGAACCGGGACATCCCCGACGCCGAGGACACCGACCGCCACGCCGTCCTCGAGGAGGAGGTGTCGATCTCCCCGCTTCGGGTCCCCTACGACGTCGTCGACACGGAGCCGGTGCGGAACGTCTTCGATCGAATCCTGTAA
- a CDS encoding zinc ribbon domain-containing protein, with the protein MHSKRLQREIDELVAQGWTIEEETPDRVVMVDREFGSVVSHVLVAVLTFWFSMGLGNIAWGAYNYVSKSRRRVLWDDAVGCPACGADVPPAADYCPSCGEALEAIAEPNEAVACPECGAVAADGARYCPACGTSLSDAVDRSSSGNRTDT; encoded by the coding sequence ATGCACAGCAAACGACTGCAACGAGAGATCGACGAGCTCGTGGCTCAGGGCTGGACGATTGAGGAGGAGACCCCGGACCGCGTCGTGATGGTCGACCGGGAGTTCGGCTCGGTCGTCTCGCACGTCCTGGTCGCGGTCCTGACGTTCTGGTTCTCGATGGGACTGGGAAACATCGCGTGGGGCGCGTACAACTACGTCTCGAAGTCGCGTCGGCGCGTCCTCTGGGACGACGCCGTCGGCTGCCCGGCCTGCGGCGCGGATGTTCCGCCGGCCGCCGACTACTGCCCGTCCTGCGGCGAAGCCCTCGAGGCGATCGCCGAACCGAACGAGGCCGTCGCCTGTCCCGAGTGCGGCGCGGTCGCCGCCGACGGCGCGCGATACTGTCCGGCGTGCGGGACGTCTCTCTCGGACGCGGTCGATCGGTCATCGTCCGGGAACCGAACTGATACGTAG
- a CDS encoding 50S ribosomal protein L37ae, translating into MAKKGQVGSAGRFGARYGRVARRRVSEIEDDMENAEVDGDDVTRVGTGIWKNEETGEVFTGGAYRPETPAGRTVTRSIRAALAEDDDE; encoded by the coding sequence ATGGCCAAGAAAGGACAGGTCGGTAGCGCTGGCCGCTTCGGTGCCCGCTACGGCCGCGTCGCCCGACGTCGCGTCAGCGAGATCGAAGACGACATGGAAAACGCCGAGGTCGACGGCGACGACGTCACCCGCGTCGGTACCGGCATCTGGAAGAACGAGGAGACCGGCGAGGTCTTCACCGGCGGCGCGTACCGCCCCGAGACCCCCGCCGGCCGCACGGTCACGCGCTCCATCCGCGCCGCCCTCGCAGAGGACGACGACGAATAA